A single window of Pyxicephalus adspersus chromosome 10, UCB_Pads_2.0, whole genome shotgun sequence DNA harbors:
- the NDUFV1 gene encoding NADH dehydrogenase [ubiquinone] flavoprotein 1, mitochondrial, with product MILSLRQILRAPLPSPAATVTLARFNSTAPEQAPKKTKFGPLSDEDRIFTNLYGRHDWRLKGALSRGDWYKTKEILLKGVDWILGEIKASGLRGRGGAGFPTGLKWSFMNKPSDGRPKYLVVNADEGEPGTCKDREIMRHDPHKLVEGCLVAGRSMGARAAYIYIRGEFYNEASNLQVAIREAYEAGFIGRNACGSGFDFDVFVVRGAGAYICGEETALIESIEGKQGKPRLKPPFPADVGVFGCPTTVANVETVSVAPTICRRGGSWFASFGRERNSGTKLFNISGHVNNPCTVEEEMSIPLKELIERHAGGVIGGWDNLLGVIPGGSSTPIIPRSVCDNVLMDFDALIQAQTGLGTAALIVMNKQTDIVRAIARLIEFYKHESCGQCTPCREGVDWMNKIMWRMCQGNAQEAEIDMLWEISKQIEGHTICALGDGAAWPVQGLIRHFRPELEERIRRFHAAKRQQASN from the exons GCACCCAAGAAGACAAAGTTTGGGCCTCTGAGCGATGAGGACCGAATTTTCACTAATTTATATGGACGTCATGATTGGAG GTTAAAAGGAGCGCTGAGCCGTGGTGACTGGTACAAGACCAAGGAGATTCTGCTGAAAGGAGTGGATTGGATATTGGGAGAAATAAAGGCTTCCGGACtgagaggaagaggaggagccGGCTTTCCCACTGGACTCAAATGGAGCTTCATGAACAAGCCATCTGATGGACG GCCTAAGTATCTTGTAGTCAATGCAGACGAGGGAGAACCAGGGACCTGCAAGGACCGTGAGATTATGCGGCATGACCCCCACAAGCTGGTGGAGGGTTGTCTGGTCGCTGGCCGCAGTATGGGCGCAAGAGCCGCTTACATCTACATCCGAGGAGAGTTCTACAATGAGGCATCCAACCTCCAG GTGGCCATTCGAGAGGCGTACGAGGCAGGATTTATCGGAAGAAATGCCTGCGGCTCTGGATTTGACTTTGATGTGTTTGTGGTGAGAGGAGCTGGGGCATACATCTGTGGCGAAGAGACTGCACTGATCGAGAGTATTGAAGGGAAGCAGGGAAAGCCCCGTCTCAAGCCCCCATTTCCCGCTGATGTTG GAGTCTTTGGATGCCCAACAACTGTAGCTAATGTAGAGACAGTTTCCGTGGCGCCCACCATCTGCAGGCGCGGTGGCTCTTGGTTTGCCAGCTTTGGCCGAGAAAGAAATTCAGGAACTAAACTGTTCAACATCTCTGGTCATGTCAACAATCCATGCACCGTGGAAGAAGAGATGTCCATACCACTGAAGGAGCTTATAGAAAGGCACGCAG GTGGTGTCATTGGTGGCTGGGATAATCTGCTGGGTGTCATTCCCGGAGGCTCCTCTACTCCTATAATCCCTCGCTCAGTATGTGACAATGTCCTCATGGATTTTGACGCTCTTATTCAGGCTCAGACTGGTCTCGGAACGGCTGCGCTCATTGTCATGAAtaaacag ACAGACATTGTTCGTGCTATTGCTCGTCTGATAGAGTTCTATAAGCACGAGAGCTGTGGACAGTGCACACCATGCAGGGAAG GGGTTGACTGGATGAACAAAATCATGTGGAGGATGTGCCAAGGAAATGCCCAGGAGGCTGAGATAGACATGTTGTGGGAGATCAGCAAGCAAATAGAAGGTCACACAATCTGTGCTTTAGGAGACGGCGCAGCTTGGCCTGTGCAG ggtttGATTCGTCATTTCCGTCCAGAGTTGGAGGAAAGGATAAGACGGTTTCATGCAGCCAAGAGACAGCAAGCCAGCAACTAA